ACAGCCGGAACGCGGTGAGGATGATCTCGGGGCCGGCGTCGATGTCGGGAACGGCGCCGACCGGCAGCAGCGTGAAGGTCTTGAGCAGCCCACCGATGACCACGAGGTAGCCGCCGCTGAGGAACAGCAGGGTGCTGGCCAGCATCTGGTGGAAGGTGCCGAACACGGTGCTGGAGTTGAGGCCCAGCGGGTCGAAGCCCTGGGCCAGCGAGAAGCCGCCGAAGACGTCGACCAGGCTGCCGGCCGCGGCGACCGCGCTGAACAGCATCATCGTCACGAAGCCCATGGCCAGGCCGACGCCGATCTGGACCACGAGCGTGGAGACGACCGACCAGGTGTCGGCGCTGAGGTCGCTGTCCAGGCCGGGGGAGGTGGCGAAGGAGAGCCCGACGGCGAGGATGACCTTGGCCGTGGTCGGGACGGCTTTGGAGGAGAACGG
This genomic window from Nocardioides anomalus contains:
- a CDS encoding flagellar biosynthetic protein FliR, translated to MNVAIAGEPALAFLMASVRIVAWLVVVPPFSSKAVPTTAKVILAVGLSFATSPGLDSDLSADTWSVVSTLVVQIGVGLAMGFVTMMLFSAVAAAGSLVDVFGGFSLAQGFDPLGLNSSTVFGTFHQMLASTLLFLSGGYLVVIGGLLKTFTLLPVGAVPDIDAGPEIILTAFRLFFVTAVQVALPLVVVLFISDLGLALLTKVAPQLNALNVMFPAKIGLTLLLVGMSFPLLPGVLDNVVEHTLDALAAVAGGGGS